A single Oryzias melastigma strain HK-1 linkage group LG24, ASM292280v2, whole genome shotgun sequence DNA region contains:
- the LOC112158175 gene encoding R-spondin-3: protein MQKPSFIFLINLLLSVSINHGSSNIQRSKRSNNCLPGCATCSPLNGCLSCKPRFFFHLEQEGIRQRGVCLTSCPRGHYGMRSPHVSVCIKCKPDCASCFSEHFCTRCHPGHFLFQGKCGNSCPHGLAANTELRECAECPTGCELCVNRNVCRRCRADMFHLHGRCHHTCPGGFTPDVQLMQCSPQTLCEVGEWTSWSQCAPKGGTCFSEGKRKLALDKSRVSMPTPAL from the exons atgcaaaaaccGTCCTTCATTTTCCTAATTAATTTGCTCTTGAGTGTTTCTATAAACCACGGAAGCTCAAATATTCAGAGGAGCAAGC GAAGTAACAACTGTCTGCCCGGATGTGCAACCTGTTCTCCTCTGAACGGATGTCTGTCCTGTAAACCTCGCTTCTTCTTCCACCTGGAGCAGGAGGGGATCCGGCAGCGGGGCGTGTGTCTCACCTCCTGTCCCCGGGGTCACTATGGCATGCGCTCTCCACACGTCAGTGTTTGCATCA AGTGCAAACCAGATTGTGCCTCGTGCTTCAGTGAGCATTTCTGCACACGTTGTCACCcaggtcacttcctgtttcaaggGAAATGTGGAAACAGCTGTCCACATGGGCTGGCGGCGAACACGGAGCTCAGAGAGTGCGCAG AGTGTCCTACAGGCTGTGAGCTGTGTGTGAACAGGAATGTGTGCAGAAGATGCAGAGCAGATATGTTCCATCTGCACGGCCGCTGCCACCACACCTGTCCTGGAGGGTTCACGCCTGACGTGCAGCTCATGCAGTGCAGCCCCCAAA CTCTCTGTGAGGTTGGAGAATGGACAAGTTGGAGTCAGTGTGCTCCGAAAGGGGGCACTTGTTTTTCAGAAGGGAAGAGGAAACTCGCACTCGACAAGTCTCGAGTGTCCATGCCGACCCCTGCCCTCTAG
- the LOC112158478 gene encoding E3 ubiquitin-protein ligase rnf146, with amino-acid sequence MAGCEGVDFSNAKLKEKSKESSSGCSAPECAICLQSCVHPVCLPCAHVFCFLCVKGASWQSKRCALCRQEIPEDFLERPVLLSPEDLKAAAAGLSGSESRGVYAWYYEGHNGWWQYDGRTSGELEEAFVKNKKSIEMLIAGFLYVADLENMVQYRRNEHGRRRKIKRDVMNIPKKGVAGLRLEPPSIPNLTSATVERISSADGSDTAGPTSSSVGIIASVTPVRPQTLLGRPLISPTAPSSLEQAFSQLLISQPEGEEVEGDDDSQAYEIGSGSSESEDEGGVDSTTRRRRRHCPLRESQPTRIPPRGGPPSSAVIPRSRSPDGSAV; translated from the coding sequence ATGGCTGGGTGTGAAGGAGTGGATTTTTCCAATGCAAAGTTGAAGGAGAAATCTAAAGAAAGCTCCTCTGGCTGCTCTGCTCCAGAGTGCGCCATCTGCCTGCAGAGCTGCGTGCACCCCGTATGCCTCCCGTGCGCCCACGTCTTCTGCTTCCTGTGTGTCAAAGGCGCGTCCTGGCAGAGCAAGCGCTGCGCTCTCTGCCGACAGGAGATCCCTGAAGACTTCCTGGAGCGGCCGGTCCTCCTCTCTCCTGAAGATCTGAAAGCGGCGGCGGCGGGGCTCAGCGGGAGCGAGTCCCGCGGGGTCTACGCGTGGTACTACGAGGGGCACAACGGCTGGTGGCAGTACGATGGGAGGACCAGTGGAGAGTTGGAGGAAGCCTTTGTGAAGAACAAGAAAAGCATCGAGATGCTGATTGCGGGATTTCTTTATGTGGCGGACTTGGAGAACATGGTGCAATATCGCAGGAATGAGCACGGCCGAAGACGCAAAATTAAGAGGGATGTGATGAACATTCCCAAAAAAGGGGTGGCAGGACTGAGGTTGGAACCTCCTTCAATCCCTAATTTGACCTCTGCGACAGTAGAACGCATTAGTTCTGCTGATGGATCAGACACTGCAGGTCCTACATCTTCATCCGTTGGAATCATTGCTTCCGTTACTCCGGTTCGACCCCAAACCCTGCTGGGACGCCCCCTCATCAGCCCTACTGCACCTTCCTCCTTGGAACAGGCGTTCTCCCAGCTCCTCATCAGCCAGCCAGAGGGTGAAGAGGTGGAGGGAGACGATGACTCACAAGCATATGAGATTGGGTCAGGAAGCAGTGAAAGCGAGGATGAAGGGGGGGTGGATTCGACCACGCGGAGACGACGCAGACACTGCCCACTAAGAGAGAGTCAGCCAACCAGAATCCCTCCCAGAGGAGGCCCGCCGAGCTCCGCCGTCATCCCGCGCTCCCGCAGTCCTGACGGCAGTGCGGTGTGA